One Solanum pennellii chromosome 9, SPENNV200 DNA segment encodes these proteins:
- the LOC107030293 gene encoding uncharacterized protein LOC107030293 has product MSAPSPFIAWGMDMIGSIEPKASNGHKFILVAIDCFTKWVEAVITTDNATNLNCHLMQEVCYQFKIEHRNSTTYRPKAKGVVEAANKNINKILRKMVQSSRQRHEKSPFALLGYRTTVRTSVGATPYSLLYGNEEVLPA; this is encoded by the exons ATGTCTGCTCCATCGCCTTTCATTGCATGGGGAATGGATATGATTGGATCGATAGAACCAAAAGCTTCGAATGGTCACAAGTTCATCTTAGTCGCCATTGATTGTTTTAcaaagtgggtggaagca GTGATTACAACTGATAACGCCACAAATCTCAACTGCCACTTAATGCAAGAGGTATGCTACCAATTTAAGATTGAGCATCGCAATTCGACTACATATCGCCCAAAGGCAAAAGGGGTTGTAGAAGCtgctaacaaaaatataaataagatacTCCGTAAGATGGTGCAAAGTTCTCGACAACGTCATGAAAAGTCTCCTTTTGCTTTGTTGGGTTATCGCACTACAGTCCGTACGTCAGTGGGCGCTACCCCATATTCACTACTTTACGGGAATGAGGAAGTTTTACCTGCATAG